From Pediococcus inopinatus, one genomic window encodes:
- a CDS encoding DUF7679 family protein gives MTKLWCAKIQLTTKQRTYRFSNDLQLALNQTAHPQQILQALIVVPLAPYTDKQQPPMGVGKIQKIYKMAWFKTRGLPITRGQLMGAAYWTERPYVQVTRYLTHNYVWWSQQQISKDITYWQRQFYHQTAYHSPLWQKITNWRIRRQLGRIKRQRWQKNIQYWHI, from the coding sequence ATGACTAAGCTCTGGTGTGCCAAGATCCAATTGACAACTAAACAGCGTACCTATCGCTTTTCTAATGATTTACAATTGGCCTTAAACCAAACGGCGCACCCCCAGCAAATTTTACAAGCATTGATTGTCGTTCCTTTGGCCCCCTACACTGATAAGCAACAACCACCGATGGGAGTTGGCAAGATTCAGAAGATTTATAAAATGGCTTGGTTTAAAACCAGGGGCCTGCCAATTACGCGAGGTCAATTGATGGGAGCAGCCTACTGGACCGAACGTCCGTATGTCCAAGTTACCAGATATTTGACTCATAATTATGTTTGGTGGAGTCAACAACAAATTAGCAAAGACATTACCTATTGGCAACGTCAATTTTATCATCAAACGGCTTATCACAGTCCCCTTTGGCAGAAAATTACCAATTGGCGGATTCGACGCCAATTAGGGCGAATTAAGCGGCAACGTTGGCAAAAGAATATTCAGTATTGGCATATTTAA
- a CDS encoding IS30 family transposase — protein MTRIKNIISNQYHQLNLAERGRIESLRDLDWSIRRIAQALHRNPSTISRELKRGTTTQINASTHIFEQSYLAETGEAIYRKHRLNSCYRGLFDHCQTFCNALVTALKARPRMHSVDTFVHQFKTDHPRLVCPSTPTVYRYIDDQRLAIRNSDLPAKLRRRIKCPGAKHHRINKKNLGHSIEERPAMVQARQELGHWEGDLVKGKRVESEPALMTLTERVSRLEIIVKLPNYHADTCLKALQNTLYDYGTEHFKTITFDNGAEFSSLSQVKGTDIYFAHPYSPWERGTNENTNGLLREFFPKGRSLASASLIDIQLAQDTLNNRLRRSLNYRCPADLMPELA, from the coding sequence ATGACCCGAATTAAGAATATCATATCTAATCAGTATCACCAACTCAATTTAGCTGAACGTGGTCGAATTGAATCCCTAAGGGACTTAGATTGGTCTATCCGCCGGATTGCCCAGGCCCTTCATCGTAATCCCAGCACGATTTCACGTGAATTAAAACGGGGGACAACGACACAGATTAACGCTAGTACTCATATCTTTGAACAGTCATATCTGGCAGAAACTGGTGAAGCAATTTATCGTAAGCACCGACTAAATAGCTGTTATCGTGGACTCTTTGATCATTGTCAAACCTTCTGTAATGCTTTGGTGACAGCTTTAAAAGCGCGTCCCAGGATGCATAGTGTGGATACTTTTGTCCACCAATTCAAGACTGATCACCCAAGGCTTGTCTGCCCCTCAACACCGACGGTGTACCGGTATATTGATGACCAGCGTTTAGCTATCCGCAATTCAGACCTACCAGCTAAACTACGTCGCCGGATTAAATGCCCCGGGGCAAAGCATCATCGAATCAATAAGAAAAATCTGGGCCATTCAATCGAAGAGCGTCCCGCCATGGTTCAAGCGCGTCAAGAGCTTGGACACTGGGAAGGTGACTTGGTCAAAGGCAAACGGGTTGAATCTGAGCCAGCATTAATGACTTTGACTGAACGTGTTAGTCGCTTAGAGATCATCGTTAAACTTCCCAATTATCATGCCGACACTTGCTTGAAAGCCCTCCAGAATACCTTATATGACTATGGAACCGAGCACTTTAAAACCATTACTTTTGATAATGGTGCTGAGTTCTCAAGCTTGAGTCAAGTCAAGGGAACTGACATCTACTTTGCCCATCCTTATTCACCATGGGAACGTGGAACCAATGAGAACACTAACGGCCTTTTGCGCGAGTTCTTCCCGAAGGGCAGATCCTTGGCTTCGGCCTCACTCATTGACATTCAGCTGGCTCAAGATACCTTAAACAACCGGCTACGGCGGTCATTGAACTATCGCTGCCCAGCCGATCTAATGCCTGAACTAGCTTAG
- a CDS encoding cupin domain-containing protein: MLGKSADLGDYGPAPFAPDLKSAALENENYRTTLWTGDHFQITLMAIPAGGGDIGMEIHHGNDQLIYLVAGIGHVKMGKDKDHLTVDQEIHPGEAVVVPDNTWHNVINAGKQTMKVFSIYSPVKHQKGTNEATKADAIKQEGPLEGTGE; this comes from the coding sequence ATGTTAGGAAAAAGCGCAGATTTAGGAGACTACGGTCCAGCACCCTTTGCACCTGATTTAAAATCGGCTGCTTTGGAAAATGAAAATTATCGAACTACTTTGTGGACCGGGGATCATTTTCAAATCACATTAATGGCTATCCCAGCCGGAGGTGGTGATATTGGTATGGAAATTCATCATGGTAATGATCAACTTATTTACTTAGTAGCCGGTATTGGCCACGTTAAAATGGGGAAAGATAAAGATCATTTAACAGTTGATCAGGAAATTCATCCGGGAGAGGCTGTAGTTGTTCCTGATAACACTTGGCATAACGTGATCAACGCTGGAAAACAGACCATGAAGGTCTTCTCTATTTATTCACCGGTCAAGCACCAAAAAGGAACTAATGAAGCCACTAAAGCCGATGCAATTAAGCAGGAGGGCCCTCTGGAGGGTACTGGTGAATAA
- a CDS encoding heavy metal translocating P-type ATPase: protein MKFQRYINQHTNQITLITAILIGVGLLGKVVDSDMIYTVSFIAASIISAVPIVLRAVSALRFKTISIELLVSIAVIGAFIIGEYNESAIVTFLFLFGTFLEDKTLAKTRHSIKDLTEMAPTTAMIVDDDGNTEETDVDFVDVDDVVLVKAGGQIPVDGEIVDGSGHINEASITGESKLVTKGTGNQVFSGTILDNGTLKVRATKVGDDTTFGKIVELVEDAQDTKSPAEKFIDKFATYYTPAVLIIALIVGLVTKDFRLAITVLVLGCPGALVIGAPVSNVAGIGNGAKNGVLIKGGEVMNTFANVDTLVFDKTGTLTEGKTAVTQFKDYSRDQLALQIATAVEKQSDHPLAQAVVKFSGDHHIPFEDVQVADADTVKGRGVKATANGKNVLIGNLRMMNDENVDLTSEQRQDLENIQGEGSSTVIVAFDGQIQAILGISDVIRQGVKQSLATLKSLGIKKTVMLTGDNLQTANAVAEQIGIDEVHAELLPEQKVEYVKQFQQEGHKVAFVGDGINDSPSLVTADIGIAMGSGTDVAVETSDVVLMSSGFNELIHAYGLSKKTVINTKENIFIAIATVVALLIGLILDFIYMASGMFVHEASILVVIFNAMRLINYQPKAAKLDPDQLSVGE, encoded by the coding sequence ATGAAATTTCAAAGATATATTAATCAACACACAAATCAAATTACATTGATAACGGCAATATTAATTGGCGTAGGTCTCTTGGGGAAAGTTGTTGACAGCGATATGATCTACACGGTTTCATTTATCGCCGCTTCAATTATCTCAGCTGTGCCGATCGTTCTTCGGGCGGTTTCAGCACTCCGGTTTAAAACGATCAGCATCGAATTACTTGTCAGCATTGCTGTGATTGGCGCTTTCATCATTGGCGAGTACAATGAATCAGCAATCGTCACTTTCTTGTTCTTATTTGGGACGTTTTTGGAAGACAAAACGTTGGCCAAAACCCGCCACTCAATTAAAGATTTGACGGAAATGGCACCGACTACCGCAATGATTGTAGATGATGATGGCAACACTGAGGAGACGGATGTTGACTTTGTCGACGTTGACGACGTCGTCTTGGTCAAAGCCGGCGGTCAGATTCCGGTTGACGGGGAAATTGTGGATGGATCCGGTCACATCAACGAAGCCAGTATTACTGGTGAATCAAAACTAGTCACTAAGGGCACTGGCAATCAGGTATTCTCTGGCACCATCTTAGACAACGGAACACTTAAAGTTCGGGCAACCAAGGTTGGCGACGACACCACGTTTGGCAAAATTGTTGAACTGGTTGAGGATGCTCAAGACACCAAGTCGCCAGCAGAAAAGTTTATTGACAAATTTGCGACTTATTACACTCCGGCAGTTTTGATCATTGCATTGATTGTGGGCTTGGTTACCAAAGATTTCCGATTAGCGATTACCGTTTTGGTCTTGGGATGCCCTGGGGCCTTGGTCATCGGCGCCCCGGTTTCAAACGTGGCTGGAATCGGTAATGGTGCGAAAAACGGTGTCTTGATCAAGGGCGGTGAAGTGATGAACACCTTTGCCAATGTCGACACGTTGGTATTCGATAAGACCGGGACCCTGACTGAAGGGAAAACGGCGGTTACTCAGTTCAAAGATTACTCAAGAGACCAGTTGGCCTTGCAAATTGCCACAGCCGTTGAAAAGCAGTCGGATCATCCATTGGCACAAGCAGTTGTTAAATTCTCAGGTGATCATCATATTCCGTTTGAGGACGTTCAAGTTGCCGATGCTGACACAGTCAAAGGCCGTGGCGTTAAGGCAACTGCCAACGGTAAAAATGTTTTAATTGGTAATTTGAGAATGATGAACGATGAAAATGTTGATTTGACGTCTGAACAACGTCAAGACTTGGAAAACATCCAAGGCGAAGGCAGTTCAACAGTTATCGTTGCCTTCGACGGGCAAATTCAAGCCATTCTTGGTATCTCGGATGTGATTCGTCAAGGCGTTAAGCAAAGCCTGGCGACACTCAAGTCACTCGGCATCAAGAAGACGGTTATGCTGACCGGTGATAACCTGCAGACAGCCAATGCCGTTGCAGAACAAATCGGCATTGACGAAGTCCACGCAGAACTTTTGCCGGAACAAAAAGTCGAATACGTTAAACAATTCCAGCAGGAAGGCCACAAGGTTGCCTTTGTCGGCGACGGCATCAACGACAGTCCGTCATTAGTGACGGCTGACATCGGGATTGCCATGGGAAGTGGAACCGACGTGGCGGTTGAAACCTCTGATGTCGTCTTGATGTCATCAGGATTCAATGAATTGATCCATGCATATGGACTTTCCAAAAAAACGGTCATCAACACCAAGGAGAACATTTTCATCGCCATTGCGACGGTTGTCGCCCTCCTGATTGGCTTGATTCTCGACTTTATTTACATGGCCAGCGGAATGTTTGTCCATGAAGCCAGTATCCTGGTTGTCATCTTCAACGCAATGCGATTAATTAATTATCAGCCCAAAGCTGCCAAACTTGATCCAGATCAATTATCGGTTGGCGAATAG
- a CDS encoding heavy-metal-associated domain-containing protein, which yields MSKAILQLDALSCPSCMQKIKGALEKQDGVENVKVLFNAAKVKTDFDGDKISADKLSDTVTDLGYEVQSMKVK from the coding sequence ATGAGTAAAGCAATTTTACAATTAGACGCGCTGTCATGCCCGTCATGCATGCAAAAGATCAAGGGCGCACTTGAAAAGCAGGATGGTGTGGAAAACGTCAAAGTCTTGTTCAATGCAGCCAAAGTCAAAACTGATTTTGACGGCGATAAAATTTCCGCAGACAAATTGTCAGACACGGTAACTGATTTAGGCTATGAAGTTCAATCAATGAAAGTGAAATAG
- a CDS encoding ferritin-like domain-containing protein, with translation MTTATPEKLFEAEVKQADIDHHTPTAGAMTGHIVANLEVLSNKLQMAKWYVKGMSAQQLKVLFGDLLKQAYDQKDALGTVLIDEALITPSTQKEFTEYTMLEENGQNKYESVEWLVNDFVHDYDTENMFVTRAIKLAEKEDRPVLAQHLVGLLQDNNHNIATLQALLGKTPREGLDEEDDED, from the coding sequence ATGACAACAGCAACCCCCGAAAAATTATTTGAAGCAGAAGTTAAGCAAGCAGATATCGACCACCATACCCCAACGGCTGGTGCGATGACCGGCCACATCGTTGCCAATTTGGAAGTTTTATCCAACAAACTCCAGATGGCAAAATGGTATGTGAAGGGAATGTCGGCCCAACAGCTGAAAGTCCTATTCGGCGACTTACTTAAGCAGGCGTACGACCAAAAGGATGCCTTGGGCACGGTCTTAATCGATGAGGCCTTAATTACGCCAAGTACCCAAAAGGAATTCACAGAGTACACCATGCTGGAAGAAAACGGCCAGAACAAATATGAATCTGTAGAGTGGCTGGTCAACGACTTCGTCCACGACTATGACACTGAGAACATGTTTGTCACCCGGGCAATTAAGCTTGCTGAAAAAGAAGACCGTCCAGTCTTGGCACAACATTTGGTTGGCCTGCTGCAAGATAACAACCACAACATCGCTACTCTGCAGGCCTTGCTTGGTAAGACACCACGAGAAGGCTTGGATGAGGAAGACGACGAAGATTAA